One Buteo buteo chromosome 4, bButBut1.hap1.1, whole genome shotgun sequence DNA segment encodes these proteins:
- the ZDHHC16 gene encoding palmitoyltransferase ZDHHC16 isoform X11, whose amino-acid sequence MAGMRSRQRMFAAVMRLLLKCLRLGRRRRFKLVRQAEQLWHYGHLCLRSLLYNSFTNGDVVLDSLFEPIYWLVDHVTRWFGVVFVALVIGLTSSIVAIVYICLLPLILQTYTPAWICWHLAYGHWNLIMIVFHYYMAITTSPGHPPQAKDDLTGVSICRKCIAPKPARTHHCSICNRCVLKMDHHCPWLNNCVGHYNHRYFFSFCLFMTMGCIYCSISGWEMFRDAYAAIERMKLLEKERLQVAANQTYYQTPPPTFSFRQRAFHKSVVYLWVLCSSVALALGALTVWHAALITRGETSIERHINKKERQRLQKKGKVFRNPYSYGSWDNWKVFLGVDMPRHWLTRVLLPSPHLPHGTGLSWDLPPCVTKQRAPLLAI is encoded by the exons ATGGCAGGGATGAGGAGCCGGCAGCGGATGTTTGCAGCGGTGATGCGCCTGCTCCTCAAGTGTCTGCGGctgggccggcggcggcggttTAAGCTGGTGCGGCAGGCGGAGCAGCTATGGCACTACGGGCACCTCTGCCTCCGCTCCCTGCTCTACAACTCCTTCACCAACGGCGACGTGGTGCTTGACTCCCTCTTCGAGCCCATCTACTGGCTGGTGGACCATGTCACCCGGTGGTTCGGTGTG GTGTTTGTGGCACTGGTGATTGGGCTGACGAGCTCCATTGTGGCCATCGTGTACATCTGCTTGCTGCCCCTCATCCTGCAGACCTACACACCTGCCTGGATCTGCTGGCACctcgcctatggacactggaACCTCATCATGATCGTCTTCCACTACTACATGGCCATCACCACCTCACCTGGGCACCCACCACAG GCCAAGGACGATCTCACCGGCGTCTCCATCTGCAGGAAATGCATTGCCCCCAAGCCAGCTCGCACCCACCACTGCAGCATCTGCAACAG gtGCGTGCTGAAGATGGACCACCACTGCC CCTGGCTAAACAACTGTGTAGGACACTACAACCACCGCTacttcttctccttctgcctGTTCATGACCATGGGCTGCATCTACTGCAGCATCAGCGGCTGGGAGATGTTCCGGGATGCCTACGCAGCCATCGAG AGAATGAAACTGCTTGAGAAGGAAAGACTGCAGGTGGCTGCCAACCAG ACGTACTACCAGACCCCGCCACCCACCTTCTCCTTCCGCCAGCGAGCTTTCCACAAGAGCGTGGTCTACCTCTGGGTCCTTTGCAG CTCAGTTGCTTTGGCCTTGGGTGCTCTCACAGTGTGGCACGCTGCCCTCATCACCCGTGGGGAAACCAGCATCGAGCGGCACATCAACaagaaggagaggcagagactgcagaagaaaggcaag GTCTTCAGGAACCCCTACAGTTATGGGAGCTGGGATAATTGGAAGGTGTTCCTGGGTGTGGACATGCCAAG gcactggctcaCCCGCGTCCTGCTGCCCTCTCCTCACCTGCCCCACGGGACGGGCCTGAGCTGGGACCTGCCTCCTTGCGTGACCAAGCAGCGTGCACCGCTCCTGGCCATCTGA
- the ZDHHC16 gene encoding palmitoyltransferase ZDHHC16 isoform X13, translating to MAGMRSRQRMFAAVMRLLLKCLRLGRRRRFKLVRQAEQLWHYGHLCLRSLLYNSFTNGDVVLDSLFEPIYWLVDHVTRWFGVVFVALVIGLTSSIVAIVYICLLPLILQTYTPAWICWHLAYGHWNLIMIVFHYYMAITTSPGHPPQAKDDLTGVSICRKCIAPKPARTHHCSICNRCVLKMDHHCPWLNNCVGHYNHRYFFSFCLFMTMGCIYCSISGWEMFRDAYAAIERMKLLEKERLQVAANQTYYQTPPPTFSFRQRAFHKSVVYLWVLCSVARCPHHPWGNQHRAAHQQEGEAETAEERSSGTPTVMGAGIIGRCSWVWTCQGTGSPASCCPLLTCPTGRA from the exons ATGGCAGGGATGAGGAGCCGGCAGCGGATGTTTGCAGCGGTGATGCGCCTGCTCCTCAAGTGTCTGCGGctgggccggcggcggcggttTAAGCTGGTGCGGCAGGCGGAGCAGCTATGGCACTACGGGCACCTCTGCCTCCGCTCCCTGCTCTACAACTCCTTCACCAACGGCGACGTGGTGCTTGACTCCCTCTTCGAGCCCATCTACTGGCTGGTGGACCATGTCACCCGGTGGTTCGGTGTG GTGTTTGTGGCACTGGTGATTGGGCTGACGAGCTCCATTGTGGCCATCGTGTACATCTGCTTGCTGCCCCTCATCCTGCAGACCTACACACCTGCCTGGATCTGCTGGCACctcgcctatggacactggaACCTCATCATGATCGTCTTCCACTACTACATGGCCATCACCACCTCACCTGGGCACCCACCACAG GCCAAGGACGATCTCACCGGCGTCTCCATCTGCAGGAAATGCATTGCCCCCAAGCCAGCTCGCACCCACCACTGCAGCATCTGCAACAG gtGCGTGCTGAAGATGGACCACCACTGCC CCTGGCTAAACAACTGTGTAGGACACTACAACCACCGCTacttcttctccttctgcctGTTCATGACCATGGGCTGCATCTACTGCAGCATCAGCGGCTGGGAGATGTTCCGGGATGCCTACGCAGCCATCGAG AGAATGAAACTGCTTGAGAAGGAAAGACTGCAGGTGGCTGCCAACCAG ACGTACTACCAGACCCCGCCACCCACCTTCTCCTTCCGCCAGCGAGCTTTCCACAAGAGCGTGGTCTACCTCTGGGTCCTTTGCAG TGTGGCACGCTGCCCTCATCACCCGTGGGGAAACCAGCATCGAGCGGCACATCAACaagaaggagaggcagagactgcagaagaaag GTCTTCAGGAACCCCTACAGTTATGGGAGCTGGGATAATTGGAAGGTGTTCCTGGGTGTGGACATGCCAAG gcactggctcaCCCGCGTCCTGCTGCCCTCTCCTCACCTGCCCCACGGGACGGGCCTGA
- the ZDHHC16 gene encoding palmitoyltransferase ZDHHC16 isoform X2: MAGMRSRQRMFAAVMRLLLKCLRLGRRRRFKLVRQAEQLWHYGHLCLRSLLYNSFTNGDVVLDSLFEPIYWLVDHVTRWFGVVFVALVIGLTSSIVAIVYICLLPLILQTYTPAWICWHLAYGHWNLIMIVFHYYMAITTSPGHPPQAKDDLTGVSICRKCIAPKPARTHHCSICNRCVLKMDHHCPWLNNCVGHYNHRYFFSFCLFMTMGCIYCSISGWEMFRDAYAAIETYYQTPPPTFSFRQRAFHKSVVYLWVLCSVARCPHHPWGNQHRAAHQQEGEAETAEERSSGTPTVMGAGIIGRCSWVWTCQGKAPGKPLLGRWWLSSTWRCWDRGSPWAAGAEQDSKHSLLSAALGFARHRGPVHQAALWLLSPAQGQALAYPAPLCQESQQRSTAIMAARGHGLTALAQLCRAEKHQAFRLLLWPHSSPHRHWLTRVLLPSPHLPHGTGLSWDLPPCVTKQRAPLLAI; this comes from the exons ATGGCAGGGATGAGGAGCCGGCAGCGGATGTTTGCAGCGGTGATGCGCCTGCTCCTCAAGTGTCTGCGGctgggccggcggcggcggttTAAGCTGGTGCGGCAGGCGGAGCAGCTATGGCACTACGGGCACCTCTGCCTCCGCTCCCTGCTCTACAACTCCTTCACCAACGGCGACGTGGTGCTTGACTCCCTCTTCGAGCCCATCTACTGGCTGGTGGACCATGTCACCCGGTGGTTCGGTGTG GTGTTTGTGGCACTGGTGATTGGGCTGACGAGCTCCATTGTGGCCATCGTGTACATCTGCTTGCTGCCCCTCATCCTGCAGACCTACACACCTGCCTGGATCTGCTGGCACctcgcctatggacactggaACCTCATCATGATCGTCTTCCACTACTACATGGCCATCACCACCTCACCTGGGCACCCACCACAG GCCAAGGACGATCTCACCGGCGTCTCCATCTGCAGGAAATGCATTGCCCCCAAGCCAGCTCGCACCCACCACTGCAGCATCTGCAACAG gtGCGTGCTGAAGATGGACCACCACTGCC CCTGGCTAAACAACTGTGTAGGACACTACAACCACCGCTacttcttctccttctgcctGTTCATGACCATGGGCTGCATCTACTGCAGCATCAGCGGCTGGGAGATGTTCCGGGATGCCTACGCAGCCATCGAG ACGTACTACCAGACCCCGCCACCCACCTTCTCCTTCCGCCAGCGAGCTTTCCACAAGAGCGTGGTCTACCTCTGGGTCCTTTGCAG TGTGGCACGCTGCCCTCATCACCCGTGGGGAAACCAGCATCGAGCGGCACATCAACaagaaggagaggcagagactgcagaagaaag GTCTTCAGGAACCCCTACAGTTATGGGAGCTGGGATAATTGGAAGGTGTTCCTGGGTGTGGACATGCCAAGGTAAAGCCCCAGGGAAGCCCCTGCTGGGAAGGTGGTGGCTCAGCAGCACATGGCGATGCTGGGACAGGGGCTCTCCTTgggcagctggggcagagcaggacagcaaGCATTCCCTGCTGTCTGCTGCCCTGGGCTTTGCAAGGCACAGAGGACCTGTGCATCAAGCTGCCTTGTGGCTCCTCAGCCCTGCCCAGGGGCAAGCTCTGGCCTACCCAGCACCCCTTTGCCAAGAGTCCCAGCAGAGGAGCACAGCCATCATGGCAGCTCGGGGACATGGGCTCACAGCCctggctcagctctgcagagctgagaaACACCAAGCCTTCAGATTGTTGCTGTGgcctcactcctctccccacaggcactggctcaCCCGCGTCCTGCTGCCCTCTCCTCACCTGCCCCACGGGACGGGCCTGAGCTGGGACCTGCCTCCTTGCGTGACCAAGCAGCGTGCACCGCTCCTGGCCATCTGA
- the ZDHHC16 gene encoding palmitoyltransferase ZDHHC16 isoform X9 produces the protein MAGMRSRQRMFAAVMRLLLKCLRLGRRRRFKLVRQAEQLWHYGHLCLRSLLYNSFTNGDVVLDSLFEPIYWLVDHVTRWFGVVFVALVIGLTSSIVAIVYICLLPLILQTYTPAWICWHLAYGHWNLIMIVFHYYMAITTSPGHPPQEMHCPQASSHPPLQHLQQTYYQTPPPTFSFRQRAFHKSVVYLWVLCSVARCPHHPWGNQHRAAHQQEGEAETAEERSSGTPTVMGAGIIGRCSWVWTCQGKAPGKPLLGRWWLSSTWRCWDRGSPWAAGAEQDSKHSLLSAALGFARHRGPVHQAALWLLSPAQGQALAYPAPLCQESQQRSTAIMAARGHGLTALAQLCRAEKHQAFRLLLWPHSSPHRHWLTRVLLPSPHLPHGTGLSWDLPPCVTKQRAPLLAI, from the exons ATGGCAGGGATGAGGAGCCGGCAGCGGATGTTTGCAGCGGTGATGCGCCTGCTCCTCAAGTGTCTGCGGctgggccggcggcggcggttTAAGCTGGTGCGGCAGGCGGAGCAGCTATGGCACTACGGGCACCTCTGCCTCCGCTCCCTGCTCTACAACTCCTTCACCAACGGCGACGTGGTGCTTGACTCCCTCTTCGAGCCCATCTACTGGCTGGTGGACCATGTCACCCGGTGGTTCGGTGTG GTGTTTGTGGCACTGGTGATTGGGCTGACGAGCTCCATTGTGGCCATCGTGTACATCTGCTTGCTGCCCCTCATCCTGCAGACCTACACACCTGCCTGGATCTGCTGGCACctcgcctatggacactggaACCTCATCATGATCGTCTTCCACTACTACATGGCCATCACCACCTCACCTGGGCACCCACCACAG GAAATGCATTGCCCCCAAGCCAGCTCGCACCCACCACTGCAGCATCTGCAACAG ACGTACTACCAGACCCCGCCACCCACCTTCTCCTTCCGCCAGCGAGCTTTCCACAAGAGCGTGGTCTACCTCTGGGTCCTTTGCAG TGTGGCACGCTGCCCTCATCACCCGTGGGGAAACCAGCATCGAGCGGCACATCAACaagaaggagaggcagagactgcagaagaaag GTCTTCAGGAACCCCTACAGTTATGGGAGCTGGGATAATTGGAAGGTGTTCCTGGGTGTGGACATGCCAAGGTAAAGCCCCAGGGAAGCCCCTGCTGGGAAGGTGGTGGCTCAGCAGCACATGGCGATGCTGGGACAGGGGCTCTCCTTgggcagctggggcagagcaggacagcaaGCATTCCCTGCTGTCTGCTGCCCTGGGCTTTGCAAGGCACAGAGGACCTGTGCATCAAGCTGCCTTGTGGCTCCTCAGCCCTGCCCAGGGGCAAGCTCTGGCCTACCCAGCACCCCTTTGCCAAGAGTCCCAGCAGAGGAGCACAGCCATCATGGCAGCTCGGGGACATGGGCTCACAGCCctggctcagctctgcagagctgagaaACACCAAGCCTTCAGATTGTTGCTGTGgcctcactcctctccccacaggcactggctcaCCCGCGTCCTGCTGCCCTCTCCTCACCTGCCCCACGGGACGGGCCTGAGCTGGGACCTGCCTCCTTGCGTGACCAAGCAGCGTGCACCGCTCCTGGCCATCTGA
- the ZDHHC16 gene encoding palmitoyltransferase ZDHHC16 isoform X18, translating to MAGMRSRQRMFAAVMRLLLKCLRLGRRRRFKLVRQAEQLWHYGHLCLRSLLYNSFTNGDVVLDSLFEPIYWLVDHVTRWFGVVFVALVIGLTSSIVAIVYICLLPLILQTYTPAWICWHLAYGHWNLIMIVFHYYMAITTSPGHPPQAKDDLTGVSICRKCIAPKPARTHHCSICNRRTTRPRHPPSPSASELSTRAWSTSGSFAAQLLWPWVLSQCGTLPSSPVGKPASSGTSTRRRGRDCRRKVFRNPYSYGSWDNWKVFLGVDMPRHWLTRVLLPSPHLPHGTGLSWDLPPCVTKQRAPLLAI from the exons ATGGCAGGGATGAGGAGCCGGCAGCGGATGTTTGCAGCGGTGATGCGCCTGCTCCTCAAGTGTCTGCGGctgggccggcggcggcggttTAAGCTGGTGCGGCAGGCGGAGCAGCTATGGCACTACGGGCACCTCTGCCTCCGCTCCCTGCTCTACAACTCCTTCACCAACGGCGACGTGGTGCTTGACTCCCTCTTCGAGCCCATCTACTGGCTGGTGGACCATGTCACCCGGTGGTTCGGTGTG GTGTTTGTGGCACTGGTGATTGGGCTGACGAGCTCCATTGTGGCCATCGTGTACATCTGCTTGCTGCCCCTCATCCTGCAGACCTACACACCTGCCTGGATCTGCTGGCACctcgcctatggacactggaACCTCATCATGATCGTCTTCCACTACTACATGGCCATCACCACCTCACCTGGGCACCCACCACAG GCCAAGGACGATCTCACCGGCGTCTCCATCTGCAGGAAATGCATTGCCCCCAAGCCAGCTCGCACCCACCACTGCAGCATCTGCAACAG ACGTACTACCAGACCCCGCCACCCACCTTCTCCTTCCGCCAGCGAGCTTTCCACAAGAGCGTGGTCTACCTCTGGGTCCTTTGCAG CTCAGTTGCTTTGGCCTTGGGTGCTCTCACAGTGTGGCACGCTGCCCTCATCACCCGTGGGGAAACCAGCATCGAGCGGCACATCAACaagaaggagaggcagagactgcagaagaaag GTCTTCAGGAACCCCTACAGTTATGGGAGCTGGGATAATTGGAAGGTGTTCCTGGGTGTGGACATGCCAAG gcactggctcaCCCGCGTCCTGCTGCCCTCTCCTCACCTGCCCCACGGGACGGGCCTGAGCTGGGACCTGCCTCCTTGCGTGACCAAGCAGCGTGCACCGCTCCTGGCCATCTGA
- the ZDHHC16 gene encoding palmitoyltransferase ZDHHC16 isoform X12: MAGMRSRQRMFAAVMRLLLKCLRLGRRRRFKLVRQAEQLWHYGHLCLRSLLYNSFTNGDVVLDSLFEPIYWLVDHVTRWFGVVFVALVIGLTSSIVAIVYICLLPLILQTYTPAWICWHLAYGHWNLIMIVFHYYMAITTSPGHPPQAKDDLTGVSICRKCIAPKPARTHHCSICNRCVLKMDHHCPWLNNCVGHYNHRYFFSFCLFMTMGCIYCSISGWEMFRDAYAAIETYYQTPPPTFSFRQRAFHKSVVYLWVLCSSVALALGALTVWHAALITRGETSIERHINKKERQRLQKKGKVFRNPYSYGSWDNWKVFLGVDMPRHWLTRVLLPSPHLPHGTGLSWDLPPCVTKQRAPLLAI, encoded by the exons ATGGCAGGGATGAGGAGCCGGCAGCGGATGTTTGCAGCGGTGATGCGCCTGCTCCTCAAGTGTCTGCGGctgggccggcggcggcggttTAAGCTGGTGCGGCAGGCGGAGCAGCTATGGCACTACGGGCACCTCTGCCTCCGCTCCCTGCTCTACAACTCCTTCACCAACGGCGACGTGGTGCTTGACTCCCTCTTCGAGCCCATCTACTGGCTGGTGGACCATGTCACCCGGTGGTTCGGTGTG GTGTTTGTGGCACTGGTGATTGGGCTGACGAGCTCCATTGTGGCCATCGTGTACATCTGCTTGCTGCCCCTCATCCTGCAGACCTACACACCTGCCTGGATCTGCTGGCACctcgcctatggacactggaACCTCATCATGATCGTCTTCCACTACTACATGGCCATCACCACCTCACCTGGGCACCCACCACAG GCCAAGGACGATCTCACCGGCGTCTCCATCTGCAGGAAATGCATTGCCCCCAAGCCAGCTCGCACCCACCACTGCAGCATCTGCAACAG gtGCGTGCTGAAGATGGACCACCACTGCC CCTGGCTAAACAACTGTGTAGGACACTACAACCACCGCTacttcttctccttctgcctGTTCATGACCATGGGCTGCATCTACTGCAGCATCAGCGGCTGGGAGATGTTCCGGGATGCCTACGCAGCCATCGAG ACGTACTACCAGACCCCGCCACCCACCTTCTCCTTCCGCCAGCGAGCTTTCCACAAGAGCGTGGTCTACCTCTGGGTCCTTTGCAG CTCAGTTGCTTTGGCCTTGGGTGCTCTCACAGTGTGGCACGCTGCCCTCATCACCCGTGGGGAAACCAGCATCGAGCGGCACATCAACaagaaggagaggcagagactgcagaagaaaggcaag GTCTTCAGGAACCCCTACAGTTATGGGAGCTGGGATAATTGGAAGGTGTTCCTGGGTGTGGACATGCCAAG gcactggctcaCCCGCGTCCTGCTGCCCTCTCCTCACCTGCCCCACGGGACGGGCCTGAGCTGGGACCTGCCTCCTTGCGTGACCAAGCAGCGTGCACCGCTCCTGGCCATCTGA
- the ZDHHC16 gene encoding palmitoyltransferase ZDHHC16 isoform X16, protein MAGMRSRQRMFAAVMRLLLKCLRLGRRRRFKLVRQAEQLWHYGHLCLRSLLYNSFTNGDVVLDSLFEPIYWLVDHVTRWFGVVFVALVIGLTSSIVAIVYICLLPLILQTYTPAWICWHLAYGHWNLIMIVFHYYMAITTSPGHPPQEMHCPQASSHPPLQHLQQVRAEDGPPLPLAKQLCRTLQPPLLLLLLPVHDHGLHLLQHQRLGDVPGCLRSHRDVLPDPATHLLLPPASFPQERGLPLGPLQCGTLPSSPVGKPASSGTSTRRRGRDCRRKARSSGTPTVMGAGIIGRCSWVWTCQGTGSPASCCPLLTCPTGRA, encoded by the exons ATGGCAGGGATGAGGAGCCGGCAGCGGATGTTTGCAGCGGTGATGCGCCTGCTCCTCAAGTGTCTGCGGctgggccggcggcggcggttTAAGCTGGTGCGGCAGGCGGAGCAGCTATGGCACTACGGGCACCTCTGCCTCCGCTCCCTGCTCTACAACTCCTTCACCAACGGCGACGTGGTGCTTGACTCCCTCTTCGAGCCCATCTACTGGCTGGTGGACCATGTCACCCGGTGGTTCGGTGTG GTGTTTGTGGCACTGGTGATTGGGCTGACGAGCTCCATTGTGGCCATCGTGTACATCTGCTTGCTGCCCCTCATCCTGCAGACCTACACACCTGCCTGGATCTGCTGGCACctcgcctatggacactggaACCTCATCATGATCGTCTTCCACTACTACATGGCCATCACCACCTCACCTGGGCACCCACCACAG GAAATGCATTGCCCCCAAGCCAGCTCGCACCCACCACTGCAGCATCTGCAACAG gtGCGTGCTGAAGATGGACCACCACTGCC CCTGGCTAAACAACTGTGTAGGACACTACAACCACCGCTacttcttctccttctgcctGTTCATGACCATGGGCTGCATCTACTGCAGCATCAGCGGCTGGGAGATGTTCCGGGATGCCTACGCAGCCATCGAG ACGTACTACCAGACCCCGCCACCCACCTTCTCCTTCCGCCAGCGAGCTTTCCACAAGAGCGTGGTCTACCTCTGGGTCCTTTGCAG TGTGGCACGCTGCCCTCATCACCCGTGGGGAAACCAGCATCGAGCGGCACATCAACaagaaggagaggcagagactgcagaagaaaggcaag GTCTTCAGGAACCCCTACAGTTATGGGAGCTGGGATAATTGGAAGGTGTTCCTGGGTGTGGACATGCCAAG gcactggctcaCCCGCGTCCTGCTGCCCTCTCCTCACCTGCCCCACGGGACGGGCCTGA
- the ZDHHC16 gene encoding palmitoyltransferase ZDHHC16 isoform X1: MAGMRSRQRMFAAVMRLLLKCLRLGRRRRFKLVRQAEQLWHYGHLCLRSLLYNSFTNGDVVLDSLFEPIYWLVDHVTRWFGVVFVALVIGLTSSIVAIVYICLLPLILQTYTPAWICWHLAYGHWNLIMIVFHYYMAITTSPGHPPQAKDDLTGVSICRKCIAPKPARTHHCSICNRCVLKMDHHCPWLNNCVGHYNHRYFFSFCLFMTMGCIYCSISGWEMFRDAYAAIERMKLLEKERLQVAANQTYYQTPPPTFSFRQRAFHKSVVYLWVLCSVARCPHHPWGNQHRAAHQQEGEAETAEERSSGTPTVMGAGIIGRCSWVWTCQGKAPGKPLLGRWWLSSTWRCWDRGSPWAAGAEQDSKHSLLSAALGFARHRGPVHQAALWLLSPAQGQALAYPAPLCQESQQRSTAIMAARGHGLTALAQLCRAEKHQAFRLLLWPHSSPHRHWLTRVLLPSPHLPHGTGLSWDLPPCVTKQRAPLLAI; the protein is encoded by the exons ATGGCAGGGATGAGGAGCCGGCAGCGGATGTTTGCAGCGGTGATGCGCCTGCTCCTCAAGTGTCTGCGGctgggccggcggcggcggttTAAGCTGGTGCGGCAGGCGGAGCAGCTATGGCACTACGGGCACCTCTGCCTCCGCTCCCTGCTCTACAACTCCTTCACCAACGGCGACGTGGTGCTTGACTCCCTCTTCGAGCCCATCTACTGGCTGGTGGACCATGTCACCCGGTGGTTCGGTGTG GTGTTTGTGGCACTGGTGATTGGGCTGACGAGCTCCATTGTGGCCATCGTGTACATCTGCTTGCTGCCCCTCATCCTGCAGACCTACACACCTGCCTGGATCTGCTGGCACctcgcctatggacactggaACCTCATCATGATCGTCTTCCACTACTACATGGCCATCACCACCTCACCTGGGCACCCACCACAG GCCAAGGACGATCTCACCGGCGTCTCCATCTGCAGGAAATGCATTGCCCCCAAGCCAGCTCGCACCCACCACTGCAGCATCTGCAACAG gtGCGTGCTGAAGATGGACCACCACTGCC CCTGGCTAAACAACTGTGTAGGACACTACAACCACCGCTacttcttctccttctgcctGTTCATGACCATGGGCTGCATCTACTGCAGCATCAGCGGCTGGGAGATGTTCCGGGATGCCTACGCAGCCATCGAG AGAATGAAACTGCTTGAGAAGGAAAGACTGCAGGTGGCTGCCAACCAG ACGTACTACCAGACCCCGCCACCCACCTTCTCCTTCCGCCAGCGAGCTTTCCACAAGAGCGTGGTCTACCTCTGGGTCCTTTGCAG TGTGGCACGCTGCCCTCATCACCCGTGGGGAAACCAGCATCGAGCGGCACATCAACaagaaggagaggcagagactgcagaagaaag GTCTTCAGGAACCCCTACAGTTATGGGAGCTGGGATAATTGGAAGGTGTTCCTGGGTGTGGACATGCCAAGGTAAAGCCCCAGGGAAGCCCCTGCTGGGAAGGTGGTGGCTCAGCAGCACATGGCGATGCTGGGACAGGGGCTCTCCTTgggcagctggggcagagcaggacagcaaGCATTCCCTGCTGTCTGCTGCCCTGGGCTTTGCAAGGCACAGAGGACCTGTGCATCAAGCTGCCTTGTGGCTCCTCAGCCCTGCCCAGGGGCAAGCTCTGGCCTACCCAGCACCCCTTTGCCAAGAGTCCCAGCAGAGGAGCACAGCCATCATGGCAGCTCGGGGACATGGGCTCACAGCCctggctcagctctgcagagctgagaaACACCAAGCCTTCAGATTGTTGCTGTGgcctcactcctctccccacaggcactggctcaCCCGCGTCCTGCTGCCCTCTCCTCACCTGCCCCACGGGACGGGCCTGAGCTGGGACCTGCCTCCTTGCGTGACCAAGCAGCGTGCACCGCTCCTGGCCATCTGA
- the ZDHHC16 gene encoding palmitoyltransferase ZDHHC16 isoform X17 — protein MAGMRSRQRMFAAVMRLLLKCLRLGRRRRFKLVRQAEQLWHYGHLCLRSLLYNSFTNGDVVLDSLFEPIYWLVDHVTRWFGVVFVALVIGLTSSIVAIVYICLLPLILQTYTPAWICWHLAYGHWNLIMIVFHYYMAITTSPGHPPQAKDDLTGVSICRKCIAPKPARTHHCSICNRCVLKMDHHCPWLNNCVGHYNHRYFFSFCLFMTMGCIYCSISGWEMFRDAYAAIERMKLLEKERLQVAANQTYYQTPPPTFSFRQRAFHKSVVYLWVLCSVARCPHHPWGNQHRAAHQQEGEAETAEERQGLQEPLQLWELG, from the exons ATGGCAGGGATGAGGAGCCGGCAGCGGATGTTTGCAGCGGTGATGCGCCTGCTCCTCAAGTGTCTGCGGctgggccggcggcggcggttTAAGCTGGTGCGGCAGGCGGAGCAGCTATGGCACTACGGGCACCTCTGCCTCCGCTCCCTGCTCTACAACTCCTTCACCAACGGCGACGTGGTGCTTGACTCCCTCTTCGAGCCCATCTACTGGCTGGTGGACCATGTCACCCGGTGGTTCGGTGTG GTGTTTGTGGCACTGGTGATTGGGCTGACGAGCTCCATTGTGGCCATCGTGTACATCTGCTTGCTGCCCCTCATCCTGCAGACCTACACACCTGCCTGGATCTGCTGGCACctcgcctatggacactggaACCTCATCATGATCGTCTTCCACTACTACATGGCCATCACCACCTCACCTGGGCACCCACCACAG GCCAAGGACGATCTCACCGGCGTCTCCATCTGCAGGAAATGCATTGCCCCCAAGCCAGCTCGCACCCACCACTGCAGCATCTGCAACAG gtGCGTGCTGAAGATGGACCACCACTGCC CCTGGCTAAACAACTGTGTAGGACACTACAACCACCGCTacttcttctccttctgcctGTTCATGACCATGGGCTGCATCTACTGCAGCATCAGCGGCTGGGAGATGTTCCGGGATGCCTACGCAGCCATCGAG AGAATGAAACTGCTTGAGAAGGAAAGACTGCAGGTGGCTGCCAACCAG ACGTACTACCAGACCCCGCCACCCACCTTCTCCTTCCGCCAGCGAGCTTTCCACAAGAGCGTGGTCTACCTCTGGGTCCTTTGCAG TGTGGCACGCTGCCCTCATCACCCGTGGGGAAACCAGCATCGAGCGGCACATCAACaagaaggagaggcagagactgcagaagaaaggcaag GTCTTCAGGAACCCCTACAGTTATGGGAGCTGGGATAA